The Caldisericum sp. genome contains a region encoding:
- a CDS encoding glycerol-3-phosphate acyltransferase yields the protein MEHLRTIAFYFLIEFLTGSIMFSYLIGVILGKDIRKYGDGNPGGFNLWHAGGKVAGVIGSLLDFLKGTIPLYFIIRNNNFNIIELSIISIAPLLGHMFSPLLKGKGGKGVATTFGIWVALTNFRIAIIFAITLILYPLIFHKGYEESPEYNALRVTGSFAFTGIFVYLFYRELILVWFLNAVLLIYSHRRELSDIPVRLKERFLG from the coding sequence GTGGAACACTTAAGAACTATTGCATTTTATTTTCTGATTGAATTCTTAACAGGGTCAATTATGTTTTCCTACCTTATAGGAGTGATTCTCGGAAAGGATATAAGAAAATACGGCGATGGGAACCCAGGAGGATTTAACCTATGGCATGCGGGAGGAAAAGTTGCAGGTGTCATTGGTAGCCTTCTTGATTTTCTAAAAGGCACAATTCCTTTGTATTTCATTATAAGAAACAACAACTTTAACATTATCGAATTAAGCATTATATCTATTGCACCACTCTTAGGACATATGTTTTCGCCACTTTTAAAAGGGAAAGGCGGTAAAGGGGTTGCAACAACATTCGGAATATGGGTTGCATTAACGAATTTCCGCATCGCAATAATATTTGCTATTACACTAATTCTCTATCCACTTATTTTCCATAAAGGCTATGAAGAATCCCCAGAATACAATGCCTTAAGAGTAACTGGTTCGTTTGCTTTTACGGGTATATTTGTGTATTTATTCTATAGAGAACTTATTCTTGTTTGGTTCTTAAACGCAGTCCTTCTCATCTATTCGCATAGAAGAGAATTAAGTGATATCCCTGTAAGGCTTAAAGAGAGATTTTTAGGATAG
- a CDS encoding ferritin: MAGNMYEDPKIIGEKAMDLHRALSSLMEELEAIDYYNQRAEATTDPELKKVLEHNRDDEKEHASLLIEYIRRVDEKFAKELKEKLFTEKSLGELGD; this comes from the coding sequence ATGGCAGGGAATATGTATGAAGACCCAAAGATCATCGGTGAGAAAGCGATGGATTTACACAGAGCACTTTCATCACTCATGGAAGAACTCGAGGCAATTGATTACTACAACCAAAGAGCAGAAGCAACGACTGATCCTGAACTTAAAAAAGTTCTCGAACACAATAGAGATGATGAAAAAGAACATGCATCTTTATTAATCGAGTACATTAGAAGAGTTGATGAAAAATTTGCAAAAGAACTCAAGGAAAAACTCTTTACCGAGAAAAGCCTTGGGGAACTTGGTGACTAA